The following is a genomic window from bacterium.
ATCATGAAAAGCTCAATGGCTCAGGCTATCCCAGTGGCCTGAGAGGGGATGTTATTCCCCTGGTGGCCAGAATCATGGCCATAGCGGATATCTATGATGCTTTGACCACTGACCGGCCCTACCGGAAACGATTAACCAGGGAAGAGGCCTTTGATATCTTGAAAAATGAAGCTGCCCGTGGATTGCTCGATCAGGAACTTGTTCGTCAATTTGAAGAGGTTATCAGCTAACCAGGAGAACCAGGGAGGAAAAACCAATGAGTCAGGCTACTATCTGCAATTCCAATCAATACCTTACCTTTACGCTGGGAAATGAGCTGTTTGCCGCGGATATTGCCAAGGTTCGTGAAGTTCTGGATTTCCCCACTATTACCAGGGTGCCGCGCATGCCCGATTTCCTCATGGGAGTCACCAACCTGCGGGACAATGTGGTGCCGGTGATCGATATGCGGCTCAAGTTCGGTATGACACCCACCGAACGAACGGTAGACACCTGCGTGGTTATTGTCGAGACAGAGCTCAGCGGAGAGCAGGTTACCATCGGCTGTCTCGCTGACTCGGTTGAGGAAGTCCTCGATCTTCCCCAGGACCAGATCGAGCCCCCTCCCAAAATAGGGCTTGGCCTCGATACGGAATTCCTGAAGGGGATGGGTAAACAGGGAGACAAATTCCTGATGATTCTGGATATGGATAAAGTGCTCTCCAGCAGTGAACTCCAGTTTGCCAGGGATGCAGCAGAGGGGACAGCGCCGCAGGGCGAGGCGGCAGGCGCTGGCGCAGGCGCTGAGTGAGGAAATACCCAGGTAGATAGGCTGGAGGTATTTAGGCAGTTAGGAAGAGACAGTTCTGGGGGGATGAGAGCTGATGGTGCGCTGGAGAGCTCTGGTAAATGGATGTGCCTGATGGGTGGGGTGCAGGAAACTTCATAAGGAGCGGAGAAACCATGTTGAAGAACGTAAAACTGGGAGTGAAAATCGTCATCAGCTTTTGTGTGATTATTGCCATTGCAATAATAATCGGCGTGGCAGGCTATCGGGGCATGAATAACGTTATGGAAGGCACGGACGAACTTGCGGATGTCTGCCTGCCCAGTGTGGAGCACATATTCCTCATGATCGAGGCACAGAAAGGGATTGCCAAGGGAGAGCTTGCATTGATCAACCGCAGGTTGGCAGATACTGAAATCCGCAGGGCTGCCTACGAAGAGATTGAAACGGCATGGAAAGAGGCCGATGAAGCCATAAAGGCCTATAACTCCCTTCCCAAATCTCAGGAAGAGGATAACCTGTGGAAACAGCTCATGCTGGAATGGGACCAGTGGAAGAGCGGTCATCTGAAGTTCATGGACTTATCACAAGCCAAGGACAAACTGGTTGCCGGGGGTGTTGATCTGAACAATTCGAAAGTGGGTGAGCTTGATAATCAGTTACTTGAGGTTTACCTTCAGAACCGGAAATCCTTTCTTTCTGTGCATGCCATGCTCGATAAACTCATTGACATAAATCTGCGGCAGGGCGAAGAAGCGTCCAAAGAAGCTGATGATGTCATGGCATCCGCTCGGAAGTACCTGATAGGGACAATGGTCATCGGCACTATTATAGCGGTCTTACTTGGGCTGTTCTTTGCCAGAAGCATTGCCGGTATAATCAAGGCACTCCTGTCCGAATCCAGCCGGTTAACCGAAGCCGCGGTCAATGGACGATTGGACGCCCGTGGAGATACTGACAGGATTAACTTCGAGTTCAGGGGGATCATCCAGGGTATCAACGATACTCTCGATGCAGTGATCAGCCCGTTGAATGTGGCTGCCGAATATATAGACCGCATCAGCAAAGGTGATATCCCGGCAAAGATTACCGACGATTACCGGGGTGATTTCAACGAGATCAAGAATAACCTCAATACAATGATCGATAACCTGACCACTTTTGCCCTCGATACCCAAAGAGTTGCCGAGCAGGTCGCATCCGCAAGCCAGCAGATGAGCTCCAGCACGCAGCAGATATCCCAGGGGGCAACCGAACAATCCTCTTCGGCCGAAGAAGTATCCTCCTCAATGGAGCAGATGGTCGCAAATATCAAGCAGAATGCCGAAAATGCCCAGCAGACCGAAAGAATCGCCCTCAAATCCGCCAATGATGCCAAAGAGAGCGGCCATGCTGTGGCTGAAACCGTGACTGCCATGAAAGATATCGCCGGCAAGATCTCGATCATCGAGGAGATAGCCCGACAGACCAACCTTCTGGCCCTCAATGCCGCCATCGAGGCAGCACGCGCCGGAGAGTACGGAAAAGGCTTTGCCGTAGTAGCCTCTGAGGTACGCAAACTGGCCGAGCGAAGCCAGATAGCGGCAGGTGAAATCGGCAAACTGTCCTCGTCGAGTGTGGAAGTGGCGGAAAGAGCCGGTGAAATGCTCGCCAAACTGGTGCCGGATATTCAAAAGACTGCGGAACTTGTCCAGGAGATCAGCTCAGCCAGCAATGAACAGAATACGGGTGCTTCCCAGATCAATAAAGCCATCCAGCAGCTCGATCAGGTGATCCAGCAGAACGCCGGAGCATCCGAGGAAATGGCTTCCACATCCGAAGAAATGGCCGCGCAGGCCGAGCAGCTTCGGAACACCGTCAATTTTTTCAAGATCGGTAATACAGCCAGGATGGGGACTGAAGGCAGGGAAAGCAATATTGGCAGTGCTTATAAAGCATCTGCCGGTTCCCATAAGCCCGGTGCCGCTCATGCACCTCATGCCAGTTTCGCTGCATATGCATCGGCTGATAATGGCAAGCACTCACCCCCCATCAGCCCCGGCACTCAGACCAATGGAAACGGTCATCATCAAGACCCTGCCGACCGTGATTTTGAGTTCGTGTAAATCGCTCATAGGCACAGAGGGGCAAGGCATAAAGTTGTCTTGCCTCTGCCCCTTTGTACCTGAGGAGATGAGGTGTTGACCTGAATTATGGCTTTTACCTACTTTTTCCGGGATATGCACACCCTGGAACTTATCGTCAGGTGCATGACCCCCTGGGCCAGGGGCCGCAGTCGCGTCCGAATCTGGGATGCAGGCTGTGCCACGGGTCAGGAAGCATATTCTCTGGCCATGATGTTTGCTGAAAACATGGGCCATTTTGCCTTCAGAAATCTCCACATAGATGCAACGGATGTAGATGGCAGCAATCTCTTCGGGGCTCTTATTTCTGAAGGTCTCTATCAAGGCAAGGAGTTGCAAAGGATGCCGAAGGCATTCTTCGACAAATACTTTCAACCTTCCGGAAAGACTGAATATTTTAAAGTCGTTGATTCTATCAGAAGCCGGGTTTGTTACCAGAAACATGATCTGCTTTCTTTGCAGCCCATCGGAGAAGACTTTAGCCTGATCTTATGCAAGAATGTGCTGCTTCATTTTCAATATGCCGAGCGGGTGGAAGTGATAAAAATGTTCCATAAGGCACTGGCACCGGGAGGTTACTTCGCAACTGAACAGACCCAGAAGCTGCCGGAGGAAGTTTCCCGCCTCTTTGAAAAGGTGACTGCCAATGCCCAGTTGTTCAGGAAGATCCCGGGGAGTAGAGAAGATTATCCCTTAACCCCTGTCGCTCATATTGGATAGTCACCACGCTTGTGCCGGACAATCAAAAAACTGCGGAATTGGTACAGGAGATCAGCTCTGCTTGTACCGAACAGAATACAGGGGCAGAACAAAAGGGAGGGAATGGCCACCATATTCACGCTGACGATGCCCTGATGGATATGGACTTTGAACCGGACAGCCGTTAATCTGTGCCGGAAGCATCAAGCAGAGGGAGGAATACAGGATCATGAGGATGCTGATTGTTGAGGATGACTTTATTTGCCGTCACATTCTTAAAGAATCTCTTGCCCCATATGGCGGTTGTGATATTGCCGTCGATGGTGATGAAGCAGTCCAGGCTTTCCGGCTCTCCTGGGAGGAAAATAAGCCATATGATCTGATCTGCATGGATATCATGATGCCAAAAGTGGATGGTATGGAAGCCCTCAGCCAGATACGGAGGCTTGAAGCTCTCATGGGAATTAAAAAACCGTCCAGGGTGAAAGTGATTATGGTTACCGCAATCGATGATGTAAATAACATGGTTAAAGCAATCAACGGGAAGGGGGCTAATTACTATATGGTTAAACCGATCAATAAAGAAAAGCTCATCAAGCTCCTGACTTCGATGAATTTCAAGTGTGGCTCATAAGACAGAAATTTACCAATGAAAAAAGACCACGGAAACAACCACAGGATTAGTAAAATTTTTATCAAACCTTTTAGCATGCTGTCATTCATCGGGGCTGTTGTCATCATCTATCTGGTAGGGCATCTCACGGCACCGATTCTGACAGTTCTCACCTTTCTCTTTATCATCCAGTATGTTATCAATCATCGTCTGTGTAATTGGATGAATAATCAATTACAGCAAGATGTTGCCGTGCTCAGGCAGGCAGAAAAAGCGCTTGAGGAATCCAAGAAGGAGTTGATTGTCCGGAACAAAATCGCTGATATTTTTCTCACTATTCCGGATGATGAAATGTATGCTGAAGTATTGCAGGTTATCCTCAACTTCATGGAAAGCAGTCTTGGATACTTCGGATATATCAACCATGATGGGGCCATTGTCTTACCCTCCCTGACCGGAGATGTCTGGGATCAGTGCCGGATGAAAAACAAAGACTTTGTTTTCCCCCGCCAGGTATGGAGGGGCATTTGGGGCAGGTCTCTCAGAGAGAAAAAGACCCTCTTTTCCAATGAACCTCTCCCTGTGCCTGAAGGGCATATCTCTATAACAAGGGTTCTGGTTGTCCCTATCATGTATCAAGGAGAGCTTATCGGTCAGATCACAGTTGCCAACAAGGGGGCCGATTATACGGCCAGGGATCAGGAACAGCTTGAAAGCATCGCCAACCAGCTGGCTCCGGTACTTCACGCAAGGATTCACAGAGACAGGCAAAACAGAGAGCGCGAGCGGATGGAGGAGGAACTTCGACAGGCGGAAATCCGCTACCGAACTCTCTTTGAACACTCGCCCGACGGGATTGTGGTTATCGACCCCCAGACCACAATGCCGTTAGAATTCAACCCTGTTGCCCACCAGCAACTGGGCTATACCCGCGAGGAGTTTGCCAGGCTGCACATTTGTGATTATGAGGCGGCTGAAGAGAGCGAGACAACCCAGGCCCATGTAAAGGCAATATTAGCCACTGGTAAGGATACTTTTGAAACTCTGCACCGTACCAAATCGGGCCAGATCCGGAATGTGCTGATTACGGTGCAGACAGTCGAGCTGTCAGGACAGCCTGTACTCTACTCTGTTTTTCGAGACATCAGCGAACGAAAGAAAATGGAGGAGGAACTTCGACAGGCGGAAATCCGCTACCGAACTCTCTTTGAAAACTCACCCGACGGCATTATAGTTGTAGACCCTGAAACCGGGCTGCCGGTTGATTTCAACGCTACTGCCCACCAGCAACTGGGCTATACCCGCGAGGAGTTTGCCAGGCTGCACGTTACTGATTTTTCTGCCTGTAAACCTGACAGGTGTCGGACCTGCAAAAAGAAAATACTGGCCAATGGGCAGGTTACCTTTGAAACCCAACACTATACCAAATCAGGCCGGACTATCGACATCCTGGTTACGGTCATACAGGTTGAGTTATCCGGCAGGTCTTTACTTTACCGGGTTTGCCGGGACATCACTGAGCAAAAGGAAATGGAGCGGGCTCTCCGGGAGAGCAGGCAGCGGAAAAAAGCCATCCTTGACAATATTCCGGATATTGCCTGGCTGAAAGATAAGGATAGCAGGTTTATTCTTGCCAATAGAGCCTTTGGTCAAACCTGCGGCGTAGATCTGGATGATTTGCCGGGGAAGACTGATCTGGATCTCTGGCCCCGGGATCTGGCTGAGAAGTACCGGGCTGACGACCGGGAAGTCATGCGGTCAGGTAAAAGAATAGTCATCGATGAGCCTCTGACAGACAAGGATGGTATAATTCACTGGATAGAGACAATCAAGACACCGATTTACAACGAACAGGGGGAAGTCATCGGTACGACCGGCATTGCCCGTAACATCACGGAACGCAAAACCGCGGAAGAAGCCCTGCATATGGCCAAGGAGGCTGCCGAGGCTGCAACCAGGGCCAAAAGTGAATTTCTGGCCAATATGTCCCATGAAATCCGCACCCCGATGAATGGCATCATCGGCATGATCGATCTTGTTTCGGACACTCAACTGACCAGTGAACAGCGGGAGTATCTGAATATGGCCAAGACTTCGGCCGATTCCCTCATGGGTCTGCTCAACGATATCCTGGATTTTTCCAAGATGGAAGCCGGACGGCTGGATCTCGAAAAGATCGACTTCGATCTTCGCACGACCCTGGAAACATCCACCGAGGCACTTGCCATTCGGGCCCATAAGAAGGGGCTGGAGCTCATCTGCCATATCAGGCAGGATGTTCCAACCATGCTGACTGGCGATCCCGGCCGTTTGCGCCAGATTCTTGTCAATCTTGTTGGAAATGCCATCAAGTTTACCGAGAAAGGCGAAGTGGTGATTGTCTGCGGTGTCGAAAGCGAAGATGCAGAATCAGTCATGCTTCATTTCTCTGTCTCGGATACCGGAATTGGCATTCCCAGGGATAAGCAGGGGATTATCTTTGAAAGCTTCCGCCAGGTTGACGGCTCTGCCACCCGGCAGTATGGGGGGACCGGCCTTGGCCTGTCCATCTGTCAGCAGTTAACGGAAATGATGGGTGGTAAAATCTGGGTGGAAAGTAAACCCGGCAAGGGGAGTACTTTCCATTTCACGGCCAGGTTCACCATGCAGTCAGACAAAAAGCCGATCGAGGCGGAATCCCGACCGGCTGACCTTCTTGATTTACCTGTTCTGATTGTGGACGATAATGAAACCAACCGCAAGATCCTGATGGAGATGGTTTCCTCCTGGGGACTTTTGCCGGGGGAGGCCAGGGATGGGAAGAGCGCTCTGGCTGAAATGGAAGCAGCGGCTTTTGCTCATAGTCCCTACCGGCTGGTTCTTCTGGATGTTCAAATGCCCGGCATGGATGGCTTTGAGGTCAGCCGCCGGATTAAAAACAACCCCGCCCTGGCCGATGCCAGAATAATTGTGCTCACTTCGCTGGGACAAAGGGGAGAGACCAAGATTTGCAGGGAATTAGGGATTTCAGCCTATCTTCTCAAGCCAATCAGACAATCGGAGCTTTTTAATGCCATCAGTCAGGTCATGGGCGGCGTAATATATGGCCAGGAGCAGGCTGCACCCTCTCTGGTTACCCGGCACACACTCCGGGAAAAGAAGAACAGGCGAAGCCTGTCGATCCTCCTGGCAGAGGATGATCCTATCAACCAAAAGGTCGCTGTCGGTATGCTGAAAAAGCAGGGTTACTTGGTTCAGGTAGCTGAAGATGGAGAAAAGGCACTGATGGTCCTCGATCATCAGCCGGTCGATCTTGTCCTGATGGATGTCCAGATGCCGGTTATGGATGGTTTTGAGGCTACCAGGGCTATCCGGGAGCGGGAAAAGCTCTCCGGTCTCCATACCCCGATTATCGCCATAACTGCTCATGCCATGAAGGGAGATAAGGACAGGTGTCTTGAAGCAGGCATGGATGGCTATATCTCGAAGCCAATCAAAATGACTGAACTTGAGCAGGAGATTGAGCGGCTTATCCCGGCCTCCGGTCTGGCCGATATCGAGGTGGAAGATGCACCCTCACCGCCAGCAAAAGTACTGGCCAGAGAGGTATTGGCCAGGAAAGTATTCGATGCTTCAAATACTCTGGTCAATCTGGATGGAGACAGGAAGCTGTTAAGAGAGGTTGTTGACCTTTTCCGGAAAAAGGCGCCGACTCAAATCCAGCAGTTGAACGAGGCTTATCTGAATGATGAAACAAGTCTTCTCGAACACCTGGCACATTCCTTGAAAGGAAGCGCCGCCAATGTCGGAGCAAACAGGCTTTCCGATGCCTCTTTCCGCCTTGAGCTTGCCGCCAGAGGAGGGGAGAGAGAAAAATTCGGCGAACTGATTCAGCGCATCGAGCAGGAAATGGAGAGTTACGAAACTT
Proteins encoded in this region:
- a CDS encoding PAS domain S-box protein, which encodes MKKDHGNNHRISKIFIKPFSMLSFIGAVVIIYLVGHLTAPILTVLTFLFIIQYVINHRLCNWMNNQLQQDVAVLRQAEKALEESKKELIVRNKIADIFLTIPDDEMYAEVLQVILNFMESSLGYFGYINHDGAIVLPSLTGDVWDQCRMKNKDFVFPRQVWRGIWGRSLREKKTLFSNEPLPVPEGHISITRVLVVPIMYQGELIGQITVANKGADYTARDQEQLESIANQLAPVLHARIHRDRQNRERERMEEELRQAEIRYRTLFEHSPDGIVVIDPQTTMPLEFNPVAHQQLGYTREEFARLHICDYEAAEESETTQAHVKAILATGKDTFETLHRTKSGQIRNVLITVQTVELSGQPVLYSVFRDISERKKMEEELRQAEIRYRTLFENSPDGIIVVDPETGLPVDFNATAHQQLGYTREEFARLHVTDFSACKPDRCRTCKKKILANGQVTFETQHYTKSGRTIDILVTVIQVELSGRSLLYRVCRDITEQKEMERALRESRQRKKAILDNIPDIAWLKDKDSRFILANRAFGQTCGVDLDDLPGKTDLDLWPRDLAEKYRADDREVMRSGKRIVIDEPLTDKDGIIHWIETIKTPIYNEQGEVIGTTGIARNITERKTAEEALHMAKEAAEAATRAKSEFLANMSHEIRTPMNGIIGMIDLVSDTQLTSEQREYLNMAKTSADSLMGLLNDILDFSKMEAGRLDLEKIDFDLRTTLETSTEALAIRAHKKGLELICHIRQDVPTMLTGDPGRLRQILVNLVGNAIKFTEKGEVVIVCGVESEDAESVMLHFSVSDTGIGIPRDKQGIIFESFRQVDGSATRQYGGTGLGLSICQQLTEMMGGKIWVESKPGKGSTFHFTARFTMQSDKKPIEAESRPADLLDLPVLIVDDNETNRKILMEMVSSWGLLPGEARDGKSALAEMEAAAFAHSPYRLVLLDVQMPGMDGFEVSRRIKNNPALADARIIVLTSLGQRGETKICRELGISAYLLKPIRQSELFNAISQVMGGVIYGQEQAAPSLVTRHTLREKKNRRSLSILLAEDDPINQKVAVGMLKKQGYLVQVAEDGEKALMVLDHQPVDLVLMDVQMPVMDGFEATRAIREREKLSGLHTPIIAITAHAMKGDKDRCLEAGMDGYISKPIKMTELEQEIERLIPASGLADIEVEDAPSPPAKVLAREVLARKVFDASNTLVNLDGDRKLLREVVDLFRKKAPTQIQQLNEAYLNDETSLLEHLAHSLKGSAANVGANRLSDASFRLELAARGGEREKFGELIQRIEQEMESYETLLSGFSWESIQ
- a CDS encoding response regulator, with protein sequence MRMLIVEDDFICRHILKESLAPYGGCDIAVDGDEAVQAFRLSWEENKPYDLICMDIMMPKVDGMEALSQIRRLEALMGIKKPSRVKVIMVTAIDDVNNMVKAINGKGANYYMVKPINKEKLIKLLTSMNFKCGS
- a CDS encoding methyl-accepting chemotaxis protein, whose protein sequence is MLKNVKLGVKIVISFCVIIAIAIIIGVAGYRGMNNVMEGTDELADVCLPSVEHIFLMIEAQKGIAKGELALINRRLADTEIRRAAYEEIETAWKEADEAIKAYNSLPKSQEEDNLWKQLMLEWDQWKSGHLKFMDLSQAKDKLVAGGVDLNNSKVGELDNQLLEVYLQNRKSFLSVHAMLDKLIDINLRQGEEASKEADDVMASARKYLIGTMVIGTIIAVLLGLFFARSIAGIIKALLSESSRLTEAAVNGRLDARGDTDRINFEFRGIIQGINDTLDAVISPLNVAAEYIDRISKGDIPAKITDDYRGDFNEIKNNLNTMIDNLTTFALDTQRVAEQVASASQQMSSSTQQISQGATEQSSSAEEVSSSMEQMVANIKQNAENAQQTERIALKSANDAKESGHAVAETVTAMKDIAGKISIIEEIARQTNLLALNAAIEAARAGEYGKGFAVVASEVRKLAERSQIAAGEIGKLSSSSVEVAERAGEMLAKLVPDIQKTAELVQEISSASNEQNTGASQINKAIQQLDQVIQQNAGASEEMASTSEEMAAQAEQLRNTVNFFKIGNTARMGTEGRESNIGSAYKASAGSHKPGAAHAPHASFAAYASADNGKHSPPISPGTQTNGNGHHQDPADRDFEFV
- a CDS encoding CheR family methyltransferase encodes the protein MAFTYFFRDMHTLELIVRCMTPWARGRSRVRIWDAGCATGQEAYSLAMMFAENMGHFAFRNLHIDATDVDGSNLFGALISEGLYQGKELQRMPKAFFDKYFQPSGKTEYFKVVDSIRSRVCYQKHDLLSLQPIGEDFSLILCKNVLLHFQYAERVEVIKMFHKALAPGGYFATEQTQKLPEEVSRLFEKVTANAQLFRKIPGSREDYPLTPVAHIG
- a CDS encoding chemotaxis protein CheW; this encodes MSQATICNSNQYLTFTLGNELFAADIAKVREVLDFPTITRVPRMPDFLMGVTNLRDNVVPVIDMRLKFGMTPTERTVDTCVVIVETELSGEQVTIGCLADSVEEVLDLPQDQIEPPPKIGLGLDTEFLKGMGKQGDKFLMILDMDKVLSSSELQFARDAAEGTAPQGEAAGAGAGAE